In Mytilus edulis chromosome 13, xbMytEdul2.2, whole genome shotgun sequence, a single window of DNA contains:
- the LOC139501270 gene encoding lysosomal amino acid transporter 1 homolog, whose amino-acid sequence MPHLYPWLLGGHHYDSIHNLTKGNCSDGVRWLYVLLGDCVTNSNEYASDIFGLLSIALWVFVSTPQMVSNCRNIQGVAGISVFLITQWTLGDTTNLIGSILTGQMPLQIYLAVYFVFSDLVLFSQYIWYQIWRRKQKRKAQHQPSTLILCLTVGFLVMNGLFQGYLPSSRPLPVRHHPAGRNLLHVEIFHGIEDEVGYAIGVISSLFYIGSRLAQLYKNYKRKSTDGLALMMFWLAILGNVTYGLSILVRSIEPDWIVMHLPWLVGSLGVVTLDVSLVIQFRIYSATDFERLSNEKMTEEDIQVDANGVVNYGGHENYGSINNPDPVPAVYSNVRH is encoded by the exons ATGCCACATTTGTATCCATGGTTACTTGGAGGTCATCACTATGACAGCATACATAACCTGACAAAAGGTAACTGTAGTGATGGAGTACGATGGTTGTATGTGTTACTTGGTGACTGTGTGACAAATTCAAATGAATATGCATCTGATATTTTTGGATTGCTGTCCATTGCATTATGGGTATTTGTTAGTACACC TCAAATGGTAAGCAATTGCAGAAATATCCAAGGTGTGGCTGGAATTTCAGTATTCCTCATAACCCAGTGGACATTAGGGGACACCACCAATCTGATTGGAAGCATATTGACCGGTCAGATGCCATTACAG ATATATTTGgcagtttattttgttttctctGACTTAGTTTTGTTTTCACAATATATATGGTATCAGATCTGGAGAAGAAAGCAGAAAAGGAAAG cacAGCACCAACCCTCAACTTTAATATTATGTCTAACAGTTGGTTTTCTGGTAATGAATGGATTATTTCAGGGATACTTGCCTTCATCTAGACCATTACCAGTTAGACATCATCCTGCAGGCAGAAATCTTCTTCATGTAGAAATATTTCAT ggtATAGAAGACGAAGTAGGATATGCAATAGGTGTAATATCAAGTTTATTTTATATAGGATCTAGACTAGCACAGTTATATAAAAAT taTAAAAGAAAGTCTACAGATGGCCTGGCTCTAATGATGTTCTGGTTGGCTATACTTGGTAATGTGACTTATGGACTGTCTATATTAGTAAGATCTATAGAACCAGACTGGATTGTCATGCATCTTCCATGGTTGGTTGGAAGTCTTGGTGTTGTCACATTGGATGTGTCT CTAGTTATACAGTTTCGTATTTATAGTGCAACAGATTTTGAAAGACTTTCTAATGAGAAAATGACAGAAGAAGATATACAAGTGGATGCTAATGGTGTGGTCAATTATGGCGGACATGAGAATTATGGGTCTATCAATAATCCCGATCCAGTTCCAGCTGTGTACTCAAATGTTAGACATTGA